Below is a genomic region from Microbulbifer sp. ALW1.
GCTCGTCTAGCATGGTGCCCACCAGCATGGCCCCAGTGGCGCCCAATGGGTGCCCCAGGGCGATGGCGCCACCGTTAACGTTGGTGATTTCGTGAGAGATATCCAGATCTTTCATAAAGCGTAGCGCCACTGCAGCAAAGGCTTCATTGATTTCAAACAGGTCTATGTCTTTGGTCGTCATACCCGCTTTTGCCAGAGCTTTTTTCGCCGCAGGCCCCGGACCTACCAGCATGATGGTGGGATCGGTGGCCAGCACCCCAGTGGCCACAATTCGACCGCGGGGTTGAAGGCCGAGGTCGTTACCGGCTTTTTCACTGCCGATCAACACCGCGGAGGCACCGTCCACAATGCCGGAGGAATTGCCCGGTGTGTGCACGTGATTCACGGCGGGCAAATGGGGGTACTTGCGCAACATCAGATCGTCAAACCCGATACTGCCCATGGGTGCGAAAGAAGGTTTTAATTGGCCGAGCACCTCGAGGGTAGTGTTGGGCTTGATGAATTCATCCCGAGCGAGAATAGTCATGCCATTCAGGTCTTTTACCGGCACCACGGAGCGGTCGAAATAACCTTCGCTCTGGGCCTTTGCCGCGCGCTGCTGTGACGCCAGTGCGTAACTGTCTACGGCAGTGCGATCCCAACCTTCAATGGTGGCGATGGTATCGGCACCGATTCCCTGAGGAACGGTGCCGTCGTGTACATTCACTTCCGGGTCGTTCAGCCAGGCACCTCCGGCAACTCCCATGGGCACCCGCGACATGGATTCAACTCCGCCGGCAACCACCAGATCTTCCCAGCCGGAAGCAATTTTCATCGCTGCGATATTGACGGCTTCCAGACCGGAGGCACAGAAACGGTCCAATTGAACCCCGGCCACGCTTTCATCCCAGTCTGCGAACTGCACTATGGTCTTGGCGATGTCGCCCCCCTGTTCGCCGACCGGAGAGACACACCCCATCACCACATCGTCCACACGGCTGGTGTCCAGGTCGTAACGGCTCTGCAGCTCCCGCAGCAGCCCCGCCCCCAGCGCCACCGGTTTTACCTCGTGCAGTGAGCCATCCTTTTTGCCCTTGCCCCGCGGGGTGCGGATCGCATCGTAGATATAGGCTGTGTGAGTCATCGCTGAATCCTGTTGTTCTAACCTGATCTCAAAATGGCGAATGCCTGCTGCCCGATACCGCCGGCTTAGGCCAACACTCGATTAAATATGAACCTTTTATCCATTATGGTGTGGCCAAACCTGTTCCAACAAGAACATCAAACCCCAAAAATTGACATTTTGTTCCCATTACACAAAATGGCGGGAAGCCACATTGAAGGTGCCCGATGCAGGATTTCTCCATCCCGGTTTCGTTTCTACACGCCGTGTTGCGCTACGCGCCCGAACAGGGGCTCAGCGTAAGCCGACTGCTACAGCGTTGCGGTATCCCCCCCAAAATATTGCAGGACGAAACGGCCCGCGTCAGCGCACGGCAGTACGCCGACCTGCAGACCCTCGCCATGCGCGAAATGGGTGACGAGATCCTCGGCTACACCCAACCGCCAATGAAACTCGGCACCGGCGCAGCCCTCTCCCACTGGATGATTCACACCCGTAACCTGGGCCAGGCACTCAAACGTTACTGCCATTTTTACGGCATGATCGAGCGCGGCCTGAAACCTCAACTGCTGCTCGATGGCGACCAGGCGATACTGCGTTTCTCCCTTTGGGGTAATCAGCCACAACCGGAGCCCTACGCCTTTGAGCTGGTCATGTTTGGGCTGCATCGCTTCGCCTCCTGGCTGACCCGCCACAACTTGAGAATCAACCTGGTAACCCTGAACTACGACGAACCTGAGCACGCGCGGGAATACCGCGCGATTTTTCTCGGCACGCCGATTCAGTTTTCCGCCGATCATTGTGAACTGCAATTCAAGCGGGATCTGCTGCAAAAACCGGTAAGGCAGACTCAGGAAACCCTGGACACCTTTCTGCGCAACCCGCAGCGGAATCTGTTGCTCGGCAATTACAACCTGCAAAGCTGGATCGGTAGAACCCGCTCGCTGTTGCGTCAGAATATGATTGAGATGCCCACCCTGGTCGGCGTTGCCGAAGCCCTCGGCAGCAGCCCGAAAAAACTGCGCCAGCAATTGAGCGACGAAGGTATTGGTTATGGGGAGCTGAAGGAACAATTGCGGCGGGACGTTGCCATGCAGCATCTGGCCAACCCGGACATGTCCGTTGAGCAGGTGGCCCTTCTCACCGGCTTTGCGGAATCCAGTACGTTTATTCGTGCCTTTCGCAAATGGACCGGCTATACCCCCTACGCCTACCGCAAGAAATATTATTGAAGGCCCCTGTTTGAGCGTAAAAAAGCCGCCCTTTTCAGGGCGGCCAACATCCGAAAAACAATATTTCAGTAATGAAAAATTACAGGGCTTTCAGGAACGCTACAATCGCGCAACGCACCCGCCTCAACGAAAATATCAGGCAAGGCGTTGGCCGAATAGCTTAAGCATTCCCAGCCAGGCGCGCTCTGCCTGCGCCTGGTTATAGGCCATAGAATCCGGTGGGCACCAGCCATGCATCGCGCCCTCGTAGACTTCCACAGTGGCATCCAGCCCAGTGGCCTCGAAGGCTTCACGCAGCGCATCCTTTGCTTCCGGCTGGCGCTCGTCATCGTTTTCGGCAATGGCCACCAGAAACCCCGCTTGTATCTTCGGCACCAGCCGATGGGGGCTGTCGCTGGCCTCGGTAACCAGGCCACCGCCATGAAAAGAGGCACCGGCACCAATGCGCTCCGGCATGGCCGCAGCCAGGCGGAACGTATAGGAACCCGTCATGCAGTATCCGGCAGTACCGACCTTCTTCGCAGGGTCTACCGCTGCCTGCTTGTCGAGCCAGGCAACAAATGCTTTTCCGTCCGTCACGCAGGTTTCCGGGGACAAGGTGCCCGCCAGCTCGCGGCCTTTCGGGAAGATGGTTTTGCGCAATTCCGGCCCGATAATTTTGGCATCGTCCGGTACCAGCTGGCCCTTCATAGTTCGGTAATAGGGGTTTACCACCAGCACCGCGTACCCGGACTGAGCCAGGCGCTTGCCCATGTCACGGAAGGCGCGGCGCATGCCGAAAATATCTGGCCATAGAATGACGGCGGGGTGGTGCCCTTCCGCGGGGTGCACAAAATAACAGTCGGCCTCGCCATCCGGGGTGGGCACCATTACCTTGCCCTCAGTTACCTTAACCCCGCTCTCTGCCCCGCTTTGCGCAGAAACAGACCAGGGCAAGATGGCCAACAGGCCAGCGCCGACGCCCAAACGCCCGAAACCCCGGCGACTCACGCCCTTACCGAGTCCACGCTGCAGAAAATAGGTTTCCGCATCCTTACTGTTCAGCTCGTCACACATGGCCCACTCCTGTTATTGGTT
It encodes:
- a CDS encoding acetyl-CoA C-acetyltransferase → MTHTAYIYDAIRTPRGKGKKDGSLHEVKPVALGAGLLRELQSRYDLDTSRVDDVVMGCVSPVGEQGGDIAKTIVQFADWDESVAGVQLDRFCASGLEAVNIAAMKIASGWEDLVVAGGVESMSRVPMGVAGGAWLNDPEVNVHDGTVPQGIGADTIATIEGWDRTAVDSYALASQQRAAKAQSEGYFDRSVVPVKDLNGMTILARDEFIKPNTTLEVLGQLKPSFAPMGSIGFDDLMLRKYPHLPAVNHVHTPGNSSGIVDGASAVLIGSEKAGNDLGLQPRGRIVATGVLATDPTIMLVGPGPAAKKALAKAGMTTKDIDLFEINEAFAAVALRFMKDLDISHEITNVNGGAIALGHPLGATGAMLVGTMLDELERRNLKRGLVALCVGGGQGIATIIERV
- a CDS encoding AraC family transcriptional regulator; its protein translation is MQDFSIPVSFLHAVLRYAPEQGLSVSRLLQRCGIPPKILQDETARVSARQYADLQTLAMREMGDEILGYTQPPMKLGTGAALSHWMIHTRNLGQALKRYCHFYGMIERGLKPQLLLDGDQAILRFSLWGNQPQPEPYAFELVMFGLHRFASWLTRHNLRINLVTLNYDEPEHAREYRAIFLGTPIQFSADHCELQFKRDLLQKPVRQTQETLDTFLRNPQRNLLLGNYNLQSWIGRTRSLLRQNMIEMPTLVGVAEALGSSPKKLRQQLSDEGIGYGELKEQLRRDVAMQHLANPDMSVEQVALLTGFAESSTFIRAFRKWTGYTPYAYRKKYY
- a CDS encoding dienelactone hydrolase family protein, with the protein product MCDELNSKDAETYFLQRGLGKGVSRRGFGRLGVGAGLLAILPWSVSAQSGAESGVKVTEGKVMVPTPDGEADCYFVHPAEGHHPAVILWPDIFGMRRAFRDMGKRLAQSGYAVLVVNPYYRTMKGQLVPDDAKIIGPELRKTIFPKGRELAGTLSPETCVTDGKAFVAWLDKQAAVDPAKKVGTAGYCMTGSYTFRLAAAMPERIGAGASFHGGGLVTEASDSPHRLVPKIQAGFLVAIAENDDERQPEAKDALREAFEATGLDATVEVYEGAMHGWCPPDSMAYNQAQAERAWLGMLKLFGQRLA